The sequence ACCGGCGGCGTGGGAGAACCCGTGAGGGAACACGCCGGGCAGGCGCCGTGTCGTCCCCGGGGCTGCGGGCGCTCGGCCGACCGGGGGACCGGCGCGTTGCCCGCGCGGGGCGCCGGTCGTTAGGGCGGACATGATCAAGAAGCTCGCCTGTGCCTCCGCTCTGGCCGCCACGCTGCTGGCCGCCGCTCCCGCCGCCGAGGCCGCCGACGCGGCCCGGCTTCCCGCGCCCGACGCCGCCGTCCCCGGCAGCGCCCTCCTGCGGAGCCTGCTCGGTTCGCTGGAGGCGGGAAACCCGGTCACCTCCCTGACCACCCTGCTCCCGGAGGGCGTCCGGGGCCGCTGAACGGGTGCCGCCGGCCGGTGCGGGAGGAGGCGGGGCCGCCTCCTCCCGCACCCTGCCGTCAGCCCCGGACGCCGAGCGTGAGCGTGCCGGTGTAGCCGGACGACGCGGAGCCGCCGAGGGCGGTGAGGGTGAGCAGACCGGAGGCGGCGCCCCGGCCGTCGTAGACCGAGTCCCGCGCGAGGGTGGTGCGCGCGACGGTGTTGGCGGAGTACGGCGAGATCCTGGCCACGGCCGCCGTGACCGTCTCGTCGAAGAAGAGCTGGCCGGTGTGGACGGTCGAGCCGCCGGTGAAGTGGCCGTCCGCCGTGACGGTGACACCGGTGTGCACCTTGACGTGGACGTGCACGCAGCGGCCCCGGTACCAGCCCGGGTAGGCGGTCGTGATCCTGGCGAGCCCGCCGGAGTCCGTGAGGACACCGCCGCGCAGGAAGGTGCGGTCGTCGGGCTCGTGGTGCCCGTTGTCGCCGACGTAGCCCGAGTACTCGCCGAGCGCGTCGGCGTGCCACAGCTCCACGAGGGCACCGGCGAGCGGGGCGCAGGCGGCGTCGACGACGGTCAGGGCGAGCTTCAGCGGGATGCCGGGCTTGCCTTCGGTGATGTCGGAGCGGACGAGCGCGCCGTCGAGGTAGTAGGGGCCCTGGGTCATCTCGGTCGTGAGCGCGCACACCGCGGCCGCGGCGTCCGGCGTGCCGCCGGCGTCCTTCGGCGGAGCCGCGGCTCCCACGGTCAAGGCGGCGGCGGCACCGCCGGCGGCGGCCAGCACGGTACGGCGCCCGATCTTCCGGGCATCAGAGGTGTCTGTCATGAGCACGGCACCGTAGGGGCGCTTCCTGTCGGCGAGCTGTCGGTTCGGCAAAGTGAGGAGCCGTCAAGCGGGCGGTCCGGCCGACCTGGCGGGGCGCCCGAGCGGCGGGGCCTCCCCGTGAGTTCGTGCGAGAACCGTTGACTCGTTAACCGTTCGCTTCTACGGTCCCGTTCGAACCGGCGATCGCTGTTCGGTATCACGAACACGCCTGGAAGAGGGAGCCCGCAATGAAGCGCACCGCACTCCTCGCCGTCCCCGCCGCCCTGCTGCTCGCGCTCGTGCCGGGCACCGCCTCCGCGTACCCCAACCCCGGCACGGTCACCGGCAGTACCGTCGTGCACGACCCGACGATGATCCGCACCTCCGGCGGCCGTTACCTGCTCTACGCCACCGGTGGCGGCCTGGCCTACAAGACCTCCACCGACCGGATCTCCTTCACCGCCGGCGGCGACGCCTTCGCCACCAGGCCGGGCTGGTGGTCGTCGTACGCCACCGAGGCCTGGGCACCGGACATCTCGTACGCCGGCGGGAAGTACCTGATGTACTACGCCGTCTCCAAGTTCGGCGAGAACACCTCGGCGATCGGACTGGCCGGCTCGACGACCGGGCTGCCCGGCTCCTGGACCGACTACGGCGTCGTCTACACCTCCACCTCCGGCAGCGACTACAACGCCATCGACCCCAACCTCTTCGTGGACGACGACGGCAAGTGGTGGCTGTCCTTCGGAAGCTGGTGGACCGGCATCAAGATGATCCGGATCGACCCCGCGACCGGCAAGCAGTACGCGGGCGACACCAGGCGCTACTCCCTCGCCGCCCGGCCCACCGGCAGCAAGGCGGTCGAGGCGCCGTACGTCGTCAAGCGCAACGGCTACTACTACCTCTTCGCCTCGTACGACGTCTGCTGCCAGGGCACCGGCTCGACGTACAAGGTGAAGGTCGGCCGGGCGACCTCGGTGACCGGGCCGTACTACGACAAGAACGGCGTGGCGATGACCAACAACGGCGGCACGCCGGTGCTGGAGTCCCACGGCAGCGTCATCGGGCCCGGCGGGCAGTCCGTCATGCACGACACCGACGGCGACCTGATCGTCTACCACTACTACGACGGCAACGCGGGCGGCACCCCGAAACTCGGCGTCAACCTGCTGAACTGGTCGTCGGGCTGGCCGGTGGCCTACTGAACCCCACGGCCAGCCGCGCTGCGCCGCCTTCAGGCCCGCCTCGACGGGGACGACCGCGGTGCGCCGGTCGAAGACCAGCATGCGGGGCGGCAGCACCGGGCTGGTGCGCACCTGCCCGCCCTGCTCGCCGAGCCAGCGCGCGTAGGCGAACGTGGCCGGGTCGTCGCGGGCGTTGTCCTGGTAGACGGTCGGCAGCTGCACCCCTTCGTCCGCGCCGCGTCCGGCGCCGAGGCCGTCACCGGCGTACGGCACCTGACGCACCACCTCTTTCTGGGCCTACTCGGCAGGCCTGGTCTCCTCCTCCAGCCACGCCAGGTAGGCCGCGCTGCCGGTCACGATCGGAGTCGCGATGATCTCCGGGGTGTCGTAGGTGTGGGCTTCCTTGAGGTAGGTCTCCAGGTCGGCGTAGCGCGCCGTGGTGGTCTTGAACAGGATCTGCCACTCCCGCTCGGTCCGTGTCGCCCCCTGCCAGCGGTACACGCTGGTGACGAGGCCGCCGATCTGTGCGCACGCGGCGACCCGGGCCTCCACCGCGCCGGCGGCGAGGGCCTTCGCCTCCTCCTCGGTGTCCGTGGTCGTCAGTACGGTCAGGTGCCGGTGCTCTGCCATGGTCGGTGTCCTTCCGCGGGCGGGTCTGTCCCGGAAGGACGGTACCGAGGCCCCCGGCCCCGCTGCCGGCGCCCGGACCTCAGCCCGCCGCCGGGGCCTGGGCGAGGGCCGGGCCGGGAGCCGTCGTCCCGCGCACCTGCGCCGCGGTGAGCCCGCCCCGTGCCGGGACCCCGGGAGGAGTGGCCGCGGCGGGCGCCGGAGGCGCGGCCGGCGGCGGAGGCACGGCGGCGGGGAGCGGCACGCCGGTGCCGACGGCCGGGGCGGGGACGGCCGGGGCGGGGACGGGCGGTGCGGGGACGGGCGGTGCGGGGACGGGCGGTGCGGGGACGGGCGGTGCGAGGCGCGGGGCCGGTCCGTGGGGTGCCGGTCCGGGGGCGGTCAGCCGCAGGCCGGACCCGCTCGTCTCGCCGATCAGGCGGTCCACCGTCGCCGTGCCCGAGGTGTAGCCGGTCCCGGAGGCGGCACCGGAGTCGTAGAGCACCCGCTCCAGGCCGGACACCAGGCGGCGCACGTCGGCCTGCGGACGCACCGCGAGGCGCAGGAAGCGGCTGGAGGAGCCGATCTTGTCGCCGCACTCGCGGACCAGGATCCGGTGCTCGGTGAGCATGCGGTCGCGGACCACCGTGCCCTCGGCGCCGACGGGCAGGCGGACGAAGAGGAAGTTGGCCTGGGAGGGATAGACGGTGAGGCCGGGGAGCGCGGACAGCCGGGCGGTCATGTCCCGGCGGTCGCGGCGCAACTGCTCCAGGCCGCGCGCGTACTGCGGCCCGTGGTCCCGGAGCATGAACACCACCTGCTCGGCCAGGAAGTCGAGGTTCCGCCTCGGCAGCGCGGAGCGGACCCGGCCGGCCAGCGCGGGGCCGGCGACGAGGTAGCCGAAGCGGACGCCGCGCAGGCCGAGGCTCTCGTCGAGGCCGCGCAGGACGATCACGTTCGGGCGGAGCAGGGCCTCCTGGACGACGCTCGCCTCGGCCCCGGCGTCGGCGAACTCCAGGAACGACTCGTCGACGACCACCACGTCCAGGTCCGCCATGGCGTCCAGGAACCGCACCAGCCGCTCGCGCCGCAGCCGGCCGCCGTCGGGGCTGTTCGGGTTGCAGACCACGGCCGCCCGGGCGCCCCGGGCCCGGATGAAGCCGGCGTACCGGTCGAGGTCCAGGGCGAAGCCGTCCGCCTCCTGGAGCGGGAACATGTCGACCCGCTTGCCGGTCCGCACCGGCTGGTCGGTCCAGCGGCCGGACGTGGGCACCGGGACCGCCAGGGACTGCCGGACCAGCAGATGGTCGATCCAGGTGATCAGTTCCGTGGAGCCGTTGCCCGTCGCCACGCACTGCGGCGGGAGACCGAGCAGGGAGCACAGCTCGCCGGTGATCGTGCCGGCGTCGCTCGGGCAGGACGTGACGATCTCACGCAACCGGTCCGCCAGTTCGTCGAACATGGCGGGCGTCGGGAAGTACGGGTTGCGCGGGACGCGGAAGTCCACCGGGCCGGTCCCGCCGCCGCCCTGACCGCGGAACAACGAGGTGACGTTGCCGACCAAAAGGAGACCTCCGTATCCGGGCGCGGCCCGTGCGGGCCGCTCTTGGATACGGAGGTGTCTCCGGGTGCGTTCAGCTCACCCGGCCGCGAGCGGACGTCAGACCCCGAAGCGGTGGATCGTGCTCGTCCGGTACGTCTCGCCGGGTCGCAGCACCGTCGACGGGAACGCCGGGTGGTTCGGCGAGTCCGGGAAGTGCTGGGTCTCCAGGCACAGGGCGTCGCCCTGCCGGTAGGTGCGGCCGCCGGTGCCGGTGAGCGTGCCGTCGAGGAAGTTGCCGGAGTAGAACTGCAGGCCCGGCTGGTCGGTGGCGATCTTCAGGGTGCGGCCGGACCGCGGGTCGCGCAGGGTCGCGATGTGCTCGGGCCGGGCCGTGATCCCCTTGTCCAGCACCCAGTTGTGGTCGTATCCCTTGGCCAGCACCAGCTGCTCGTGGCCCGCCCGCAGGTCCCGGCCGATGGGCTTGGCGTGCCGGAAGTCGAACGGGCTGCCCGCGACCCGGGCCAGCTCGCCGGTGGGGATCAGACCGGAGTCGGTCGGGGTGTAGCGGGCGGCGGCGATGGACAGTTCGTGGTCCTCGATGCTGCCGGTGCCCTCGCCGGCCAGGTTCCAGTACACGTGACTGGTGAGGTTGACGACGGTGGCCCGGTCGGTGGTGGCCTCGTAGTCGATGCGCCAGTCGCCGTGCCGGGTGAGCGTGTACGTCACCTGGGTGCGCAGCGTGCCCGGGTAGCCCATCTCGCCGTCGGCGCTGGTGCGGCGCAGCCGCAGGCCGACGTCGGTGCCGTGGGTGAACGGCTCCACGTCCCACACGCGCTTGTCGAAGCCCTGTGCGCCGCCGTGCAGGCTGTTGTCGCCGTCGTTCACGGAGAGCTGGTACGGCTTCCCGTCCAGGGTGAACCGGCCCTTGCCGATGCGGTTGCCGTAGCGGCCGATCAGCGCGCCGAAGTACGGGCTGCCGGCGACGTAGTCGGCGATGTTGTCGAAGCCGGCCACGACGTTGGCGTACCGGCCGTGGCGGTCGGGTGTCTCCAGGGTCTGGACGACACCGCCGTAGGACAGCACCTTCATCCGGGTGCCGCCGTTCTCCAGCGACCAGCGGTGGACCTCGGTGCCGTCGGCGAGCGTGCCGAAGGGTTCCGCCACCGGCTTCCTTCCCGAGGCGGCCTGTGCCGTACCGCCGAGCGCGGTGGCGGCGAGTCCCGCCGCCGCGGCCGAGGCGATGACCGTGCGTCTGTTCAGTTCCATGGATGCGGCTCCGTTTCCTGGATGCTTACGAACCGGACTTGCGCTTGTTCCACACGTCGAACCCGACGGCCACCAGCAGGGCCAGGCCCTTGATGACCTGCTGCCACTCGGTGCCGACGCCGAGGAGGTTCATGCCGTTGTTCAGCACGCCGAGGACCAGGCCGCCGATGATGGCGCCGAGGACGGTGCCGACACCGCCGCTCATGGACGCGCCGCCGATGAACGAGGAGGCGATCGCCTCCAGTTCGAAGTTGACGCCCGCCTTCGGCGAGGCCGCGTCCAGCCGGGCGGCGACCACCAGGCCCGCCAGGGCCGCGAGCACGCCCATGTTCAGGAAGACGTAGAAGGTGACCTTCTTGTCCTTCACACCGGACAGCTTGGCCGCCGGCAGGTTGCCGCCGACCGCGTAGATGTGCCGGCCGAAGACCGCGTTGCGCATGACGTAGCCGTAGCCGACGACCAGCGCGCCGAGGACGATCAGCACGATCGGTGCGCCCTTGTAGCTGGCGAGCAGGAGGGTGAGGACGAGGATGGCCGCTACCATGGCCGTCAGCTTGAGCAGGAACAGCCGGACCGGTACGACGTCCAGGGAGAACTCCTGCTGGCGGCGGCGGTCGCGGAACTCCTGCCACAGCACGGCCGCGATCAGCACCAGCCCGAGGAGCAGGGTGAGGTTGTGGTAGTTGGTGTTCGGGCCGGTCTCGGGCAGGAAGCCGTTGCCGAGTTTCTGCAGGCCGTGCGGGAACGGGCCGAGGGTCTGGCCCTTGAGCATGATCTCGGTCAGGCCGCGGAAGATCAGCATTCCGGCGAGGGTGACGATGAAGGACGGTATGCCGAAGTAGGCGATGAGATAGCCCTGGATCGCGCCCGCGGCGGCGCCCATCAGCAGGCACAGCACCAGTGCCACGGGCCAGGGCAGCCCGTGCTGCACGGTCAGCACGGCCGCGAAGGCGCCGGTGAACGCCGTGAGCGAGCCGACCGACAGGTCGATGTGCCCGGCGATGATGACCAGCATCATGCCGATCGCGAGGATCAGGATGTAGCTGTTCTGGAGTACCAGGTTGGACACGTTGCGCGGCAGCAGCAGGTTGCCGTCGGTCCAGATCGCGAAGACGACCACGATCAGGCCGAGCGCGATCAGCATGCCGTACTGGCGCATGTTGCGGCGCAGGCCGGTCAGTACCAGGCCGAGCAGGCCCCCGTCCGCCCCCGCTCCGCCGCCCGGCGGCGCGGGGGCCGGGCTCTTGGCGGTCACATCCGTGCTCATGGCGTTACCTCTTCGTCCTTCGCCTTGTCTTTCGTCATATGCCGCATCAGCACTTCCTGCGTGGCCTCGGCCCGCGGCACCTCACCGGTCAGCCGCCCGGCGGCCATCGTGTAGATGCGGTCGCACATGCCGAGCAGTTCGGGCAGTTCGGAGGAGATGAAGACCACCGCCTTGCCCTGGGCGGCGAGCTGGTCGATGACCGTGTAGATCTCGTACTTGGCGCCCACGTCGATGCCGCGGGTCGGCTCGTCCAGGATCAGCACGTCGGGCCCGGCGAAGATCCACTTGCTGAGCACGACCTTCTGCTGGTTGCCGCCGGAGAGCTTGCCCACCGGCTCGAACACCGTGGGCGCCTTGATGTTCATGGAGGACCGGAAGCCCTCGGCGACCTGCCGTTCCTCGTGCTCGTCCACCACGCCCCGGCTCGCGACCTTGTGCAGCGCGGTCAGCGAGATGTTCCGGTTGATGGTGTCGATGAGGTTCAGGCCGTAGTGCTTGCGGTCCTCGGTGACGTAGGCGATGCCGTGCCCGATCGCCTCCGGGACCGTCTTGGTACGGATCTCCCGGCCGTCCTTCAGGACCGTGCCGGCCGCGTACCGGCCGTAGGTCCGCCCGAATACGCTCATCGCGAGTTCGGTACGGCCCGCGCCCATCAGGCCCGCGATGCCGACGATCTCGCCCCGGCGCACGGTCAGCGAGACGTCGTCCACGACCTTGCGCTGCTGGTCGATCGGGTGGAACACGGTCCAGCCGCGGACCTCCAGCGCCGGTGCCGCGCCCTTCTCCGGCTGGTGCGGGGTGCGTTCGGGGAAGCGGTGGTCGAGGTCGCGGCCGACCATGCCGGCGATGATCCGCTCCTCGGTGGTCTCCGGCGCCTTCACATCGAGGGTCTCGATGGACCGGCCGTCCCGGATGATCGTCACCGAGTCGGCGACCTTGCGGATCTCGTTGAGCTTGTGGGAGATGATGATCGAGGTGATGCCCTGGTGCTTCAGCTCCAGGATCAGATCGAGGAGCTTGTCGCTGTCCTCGTCGTTCAGAGCCGCCGTCGGCTCGTCCAGGATCAGCAGCTTCACCTGCTTCGACAGCGCCTTGGCGATCTCCACCAGCTGCTGCTTGCCCACGCCGATGTCGGCGACCCGGGTCTCCGGGTGCTCGTCCAGACCGACCCGGCGCAGCAGCTCGGTGGCGTGGCGCAGGGTCTCGCGCCAGTTGATCAGGCCGCGCGTGGCGTGCTCGTTGCCGAGGAAGAGGTTCTCGGCGATGGACAGGTGCGGCACCAGCGCCAGTTCCTGGTGGATGATGACGATGCCGTGCTGCTCGCTGGCCCGGATGTCCTTGAACCGGGAGACCTCTCCCTCGAAGAGGATGTCCCCCTCGTAACTGCCGTACGGGTGGACGCCGGAGAGCACCTTCATCAAGGTGGACTTGCCGGCGCCGTTCTCCCCGCAGATGGCGTGGACCTCGCCCCGCCGGACGGTCAGAGTGACGTCCGACAGCGCCTTGACACCGGGAAAGGTCTTGACGATCGAGCGCATTTCCAGGACGGGTCCCGCCATGGTCGTGCCTTCCAATCCGTAGGAAAAGGGCGGGTTACTTCAGGTCGGCCTCGGTGTAGTAACCGCCGTCGACCAGCACCTTCCGGTAATTGCTCTTGTCGACGCTCACCGGCTGGAGCAGATAGGAGGGCACCACCTTGTTGCCGTTGTCGTACGTCTTGGTGTCGTTGACCTGCGGCTTCTTGCCCTTCAGGGAGTCGTCCACCATCGTGGCGGCGACCTCGGCGAGCTTGCGCAGGTCCTTGTAGACGGTCTGCGTCTGCTGCCCGGCGATGATCGACTTCACCGAGGCCAGCTCGGCGTCCTGGCCGGTGAGGACCGGCAGCGGCTTGTCGCCCGAGCCGTAGCCGTCGGACTTCAGCGCGGACAGGATGCCGATGGAGATGCCGTCGTACGGCGAGAGGACCGCGTCGACCCGGCCGCTCTTGTAGGACGAGGTGAGGATGTCCTCCATGCGCTTCTGCGCGGTGGTGCCGTCCCAGCGCAGGGTGGTGACCTGGTTCAGGTTGGTCTGCCCGGACTTGACGACCAGCTGCTTCTTGTCGATGTACGGCTGGAGCACCTTCATGGCCCCGCCGAAGAAGTACTTGGTGTTGTTGTCGTCGTTGGAGCCGGCGAACAGCTCCAGGTTGAACGGGCCCTTCTTGCCGCTGTCCAGGCCGAGTCCGTGCACGATGTACGAGCCCTGGAGCGCGCCGACCTTCTCGTTGTCGAACGAGGCGTAGTAGTCGACGTTCTCGGTGCCGAGGATCAGCCGGTCGTAGGAGATGACCGGGATGTGGGCGTCCGCCGCCTCCTGGAGGACGTTGTTCAGCGACTTGTTGTCGATCGCCGCGATGATCAGGCCCTTCACGCCCTGCGTGATGAGGTTCTCGATCTGCGAGACCTGGGTGTCCGGGTCGTCCTCGCCGTAGACCAGCTTGGTCTTGTAGCCCTTGGCCTGGAGGTCCTTGACGACGTTGTTGCCGTCGGAGATCCAGCGCTCGGAGGACTTGGTCGGCATGGCGATGCCGATGGTGGCGTCCTTGACGTCGCCCGACTTCTCCTTGCTGCCGCCTTCGCTGTTCTGCCCGCAGGCGGTCAGGGCGAGCGCGAGCGAGGCGGCTCCGGCTATGGAGGCGAGTGCGGCTCTGCGGTTGCGCATGGGGATCAGTCCTTGTCGTTCTCGTCGTTGAGAGGGGAGGACGCTTCGACGGGGAAGCGGTGGAGCGTCCCGGGCAGCCGGGACCCGAGCGGCGCCATGTCGCCGTCCGCGCCGTGCCGGGCGAGCAGGTCCAGGGCGAGCCGGCCGCGCCGCACCCGCTCCCGGGCGGTGTCCAGGGTCACGTCCCGCAGGTGCCGGCCCCACGGGTAGATGCCGGGCGCCTTGGACAGGCCGAACTTCAGGTAGAGCGGCGCGCCGCGCCGGATCAGCTCGGCGACCTCGTACATCCGGATGTAGCCGCCGAGGTCGTCCGGGGCCTCGATGTACATGTCCATCGGGGCGGCGGACACCCGGCGGATCTCGGTGAGGTGGTCCAGCGTCAGATCGCTGGGCACGTTGACGGAGTCGGCGCCGAGCCGCTCGTAGACGGCGTACGAGGCGGGGTTGACCGGTCCGATGAGCGCGGAGACCTTCAGCGTGGTGTCGGCCGGGATGATCCCCGCGGTGCGGGCCCGGTGCAGGGTCCACAGCACGCCTTCGTCGGCGACGAGCAGGCACTTGACGCCCAGTTCGGTGGCCCGGACGGCGTCCTCCACACAGCCGGCGACCGCGTCGTGGCCCCGGGCGCGCAGCCCGGCCCCCCGCGAGTCGGAGCGTACCGAGCCGCCGATGTCCCAGGTGCCGCGCGGGCCGGTGAACAGGCACAGTTCGATGTCGCGTTCACCGGTGGCCTCGACCATCTCGGTGATCTCGGCGTCGGTGAGCATCCACACGCCGCTGCCCTGGCTGATCCGGTGGATCGGCACGTCCAGGCGGGAGGCCTCCTTGAGGACGACCGCCAGCGCTTCGGGACCCTCGCACGAGGGGATCTCGGTGCGCCAGCGACCGCCGCCCGGGAAGGTGTGGACGGAGGCGTCGGCGGGGTCGAGGGCGGGCGCGCCCAGGCCGAGTGCGGCGAGCACCTGCTCGCCGGGCCTGCGGGCTGCCGGGGCGGAAGCGTCGGTCACAAGCTGTCCTTCGTGTTCGGTATGTCGGACGAGGTTCGCGGCTCTGGGAAACGAAAACGTGGGTGTACGCCGGTCAGGGCGTCGTCAGGGAACACCCTGACCGGCGTACGTTCAGGGGCGGAGCAGCACCTTGCCCACCGTGGGATCACCGGCCCCCACCAGCTCGATGGCGCGCGGGAACTCGGTCAGCGGCAGCTCGTGCGTGACCAGCGGCAGCGGGGTGAGCAGTCCGGCGCCGAACACCCGCACGGCGTGCGCCCAGGCGTCCGGCGGCGCCCCGAAGACGGTGTGCACCTCCAGCTGCCGCACGACGAGATCGGTCGGGTCGAGCCCGTCCGCGCCCGGCGCCGGGATCCCGGTGAGGACCAGGCGCCCGCCGCGCCGCAGCAGCGCGGCGGCGGTGCGGGCGGCGGACGCGGACCCGGCGGTCTCGATCACCACGTCGAAGCCGCCGGGCAGCTCGCCGTCCTTCAGCCGGAAGTCGCTCGCCCCGAACCGCCGGGCCAGTGCCTCCCGGTCGTCGCGGGTGCCCACCACCAGCAGCTCGGCCGGCGAGGTGGCCGCGAGGAACTGCACGGCGAACATCCCGAGGGTGCCGGTGCCGACCACCGCGACCCGCTCGCCCGGCAGGGCCCGGGCCTTCAGCGCGGCGGCGGCGATACAGGCGGCCGGCTCCAGCAGCGCGGCGGCGGTGAGGTCGGCGTCGTCCGGCAGGACGTGCAGCAACCGGGCGGGCAGGGTGAGGGTGGCCGCCATGGCGCCCGGCCGGGTGAACCCGGTCTCCTCGTATCCGGCGGTGCAGAGCGTGGTCTCGCCGGCGTGGCAGCGGTCGCACACCTGGCAGTTGCGGAAGCCCTCGCCGACCACCTTGCGGCCGGCCAGCGAGCCGGGCACCCCGGGGCCCACCGCCGACACCGTCCCCGACCACTCGTGCCCGGGCACCAGCGGGTACGTCACGTACCCCTCGGGCCGGTTGCCCTGGTACACCTCGCGGTCGCTGCCGCAGATGCCGACCGCGTGCACGGCCACCAGCGCCTCGCCGGGGCCGGGCTCGCGCGGCGTGTGGGCCTCGACCCGGTGTGCGCCGGGCGCCTCGACGAGGACCTGGGAAGTCACTCGGTGCCCTTGGGGTTGCGCTTCTCCCAGCCCTCGGCCCACAGGTCGAAGTGGGCGCGCTGCTGCGGGAACTCGGCCGCCGCGTCGACGTCCAGCTCGACACCGAGACCGGGCGCGTCGGACAGGTGGAAGTAGCCGTCCACGACCTGCGGGGCGCCCTTGACCACCTTCTTGATCTCCGCGTCCGCGAAGTCGTTGAAGTGTTCGAGGATCTTGAAGTTCGGAGAGGTGAAGCCGACCTGGAGGGAGGCGGCGGTGAGCACGGAACCGCCCACGTTGTGCGGGGCGACCAGCATGTAGTGGGTCTCGGCG comes from Streptomyces sp. SCL15-4 and encodes:
- the mmsB gene encoding multiple monosaccharide ABC transporter permease, which translates into the protein MSTDVTAKSPAPAPPGGGAGADGGLLGLVLTGLRRNMRQYGMLIALGLIVVVFAIWTDGNLLLPRNVSNLVLQNSYILILAIGMMLVIIAGHIDLSVGSLTAFTGAFAAVLTVQHGLPWPVALVLCLLMGAAAGAIQGYLIAYFGIPSFIVTLAGMLIFRGLTEIMLKGQTLGPFPHGLQKLGNGFLPETGPNTNYHNLTLLLGLVLIAAVLWQEFRDRRRQQEFSLDVVPVRLFLLKLTAMVAAILVLTLLLASYKGAPIVLIVLGALVVGYGYVMRNAVFGRHIYAVGGNLPAAKLSGVKDKKVTFYVFLNMGVLAALAGLVVAARLDAASPKAGVNFELEAIASSFIGGASMSGGVGTVLGAIIGGLVLGVLNNGMNLLGVGTEWQQVIKGLALLVAVGFDVWNKRKSGS
- a CDS encoding aldose epimerase family protein, whose protein sequence is MELNRRTVIASAAAAGLAATALGGTAQAASGRKPVAEPFGTLADGTEVHRWSLENGGTRMKVLSYGGVVQTLETPDRHGRYANVVAGFDNIADYVAGSPYFGALIGRYGNRIGKGRFTLDGKPYQLSVNDGDNSLHGGAQGFDKRVWDVEPFTHGTDVGLRLRRTSADGEMGYPGTLRTQVTYTLTRHGDWRIDYEATTDRATVVNLTSHVYWNLAGEGTGSIEDHELSIAAARYTPTDSGLIPTGELARVAGSPFDFRHAKPIGRDLRAGHEQLVLAKGYDHNWVLDKGITARPEHIATLRDPRSGRTLKIATDQPGLQFYSGNFLDGTLTGTGGRTYRQGDALCLETQHFPDSPNHPAFPSTVLRPGETYRTSTIHRFGV
- a CDS encoding pyridoxal phosphate-dependent aminotransferase, yielding MVGNVTSLFRGQGGGGTGPVDFRVPRNPYFPTPAMFDELADRLREIVTSCPSDAGTITGELCSLLGLPPQCVATGNGSTELITWIDHLLVRQSLAVPVPTSGRWTDQPVRTGKRVDMFPLQEADGFALDLDRYAGFIRARGARAAVVCNPNSPDGGRLRRERLVRFLDAMADLDVVVVDESFLEFADAGAEASVVQEALLRPNVIVLRGLDESLGLRGVRFGYLVAGPALAGRVRSALPRRNLDFLAEQVVFMLRDHGPQYARGLEQLRRDRRDMTARLSALPGLTVYPSQANFLFVRLPVGAEGTVVRDRMLTEHRILVRECGDKIGSSSRFLRLAVRPQADVRRLVSGLERVLYDSGAASGTGYTSGTATVDRLIGETSGSGLRLTAPGPAPHGPAPRLAPPVPAPPVPAPPVPAPPVPAPAVPAPAVGTGVPLPAAVPPPPAAPPAPAAATPPGVPARGGLTAAQVRGTTAPGPALAQAPAAG
- the cutA gene encoding divalent-cation tolerance protein CutA, which produces MAEHRHLTVLTTTDTEEEAKALAAGAVEARVAACAQIGGLVTSVYRWQGATRTEREWQILFKTTTARYADLETYLKEAHTYDTPEIIATPIVTGSAAYLAWLEEETRPAE
- the mmsA gene encoding multiple monosaccharide ABC transporter ATP-binding protein gives rise to the protein MAGPVLEMRSIVKTFPGVKALSDVTLTVRRGEVHAICGENGAGKSTLMKVLSGVHPYGSYEGDILFEGEVSRFKDIRASEQHGIVIIHQELALVPHLSIAENLFLGNEHATRGLINWRETLRHATELLRRVGLDEHPETRVADIGVGKQQLVEIAKALSKQVKLLILDEPTAALNDEDSDKLLDLILELKHQGITSIIISHKLNEIRKVADSVTIIRDGRSIETLDVKAPETTEERIIAGMVGRDLDHRFPERTPHQPEKGAAPALEVRGWTVFHPIDQQRKVVDDVSLTVRRGEIVGIAGLMGAGRTELAMSVFGRTYGRYAAGTVLKDGREIRTKTVPEAIGHGIAYVTEDRKHYGLNLIDTINRNISLTALHKVASRGVVDEHEERQVAEGFRSSMNIKAPTVFEPVGKLSGGNQQKVVLSKWIFAGPDVLILDEPTRGIDVGAKYEIYTVIDQLAAQGKAVVFISSELPELLGMCDRIYTMAAGRLTGEVPRAEATQEVLMRHMTKDKAKDEEVTP
- a CDS encoding intradiol ring-cleavage dioxygenase — encoded protein: MTDTSDARKIGRRTVLAAAGGAAAALTVGAAAPPKDAGGTPDAAAAVCALTTEMTQGPYYLDGALVRSDITEGKPGIPLKLALTVVDAACAPLAGALVELWHADALGEYSGYVGDNGHHEPDDRTFLRGGVLTDSGGLARITTAYPGWYRGRCVHVHVKVHTGVTVTADGHFTGGSTVHTGQLFFDETVTAAVARISPYSANTVARTTLARDSVYDGRGAASGLLTLTALGGSASSGYTGTLTLGVRG
- a CDS encoding zinc-dependent alcohol dehydrogenase, with product MTSQVLVEAPGAHRVEAHTPREPGPGEALVAVHAVGICGSDREVYQGNRPEGYVTYPLVPGHEWSGTVSAVGPGVPGSLAGRKVVGEGFRNCQVCDRCHAGETTLCTAGYEETGFTRPGAMAATLTLPARLLHVLPDDADLTAAALLEPAACIAAAALKARALPGERVAVVGTGTLGMFAVQFLAATSPAELLVVGTRDDREALARRFGASDFRLKDGELPGGFDVVIETAGSASAARTAAALLRRGGRLVLTGIPAPGADGLDPTDLVVRQLEVHTVFGAPPDAWAHAVRVFGAGLLTPLPLVTHELPLTEFPRAIELVGAGDPTVGKVLLRP
- a CDS encoding arabinan endo-1,5-alpha-L-arabinosidase, whose protein sequence is MKRTALLAVPAALLLALVPGTASAYPNPGTVTGSTVVHDPTMIRTSGGRYLLYATGGGLAYKTSTDRISFTAGGDAFATRPGWWSSYATEAWAPDISYAGGKYLMYYAVSKFGENTSAIGLAGSTTGLPGSWTDYGVVYTSTSGSDYNAIDPNLFVDDDGKWWLSFGSWWTGIKMIRIDPATGKQYAGDTRRYSLAARPTGSKAVEAPYVVKRNGYYYLFASYDVCCQGTGSTYKVKVGRATSVTGPYYDKNGVAMTNNGGTPVLESHGSVIGPGGQSVMHDTDGDLIVYHYYDGNAGGTPKLGVNLLNWSSGWPVAY
- the chvE gene encoding multiple monosaccharide ABC transporter substrate-binding protein — its product is MRNRRAALASIAGAASLALALTACGQNSEGGSKEKSGDVKDATIGIAMPTKSSERWISDGNNVVKDLQAKGYKTKLVYGEDDPDTQVSQIENLITQGVKGLIIAAIDNKSLNNVLQEAADAHIPVISYDRLILGTENVDYYASFDNEKVGALQGSYIVHGLGLDSGKKGPFNLELFAGSNDDNNTKYFFGGAMKVLQPYIDKKQLVVKSGQTNLNQVTTLRWDGTTAQKRMEDILTSSYKSGRVDAVLSPYDGISIGILSALKSDGYGSGDKPLPVLTGQDAELASVKSIIAGQQTQTVYKDLRKLAEVAATMVDDSLKGKKPQVNDTKTYDNGNKVVPSYLLQPVSVDKSNYRKVLVDGGYYTEADLK